The DNA window ATGAAGTTTTCCTTGTACAAAGGCAGAATAAAACTCAATGGCCTTTTCAGTAGATTCGGGGTTAATACCTCCAATCACCCTATCATTGTGTACTAGTTCGTAAAGCGTATTGCCCGGCAATACACGCTCAGGACAGTAAGCAATATATATTTTTCCCTTCAATTCTGGACGTTCCTTAAAAATAACCTCAGCCATTCGTTCGGTAGTCAGTACCGGTGATGTTGACTCGATCACAAATAAATCACCCTCTTTAAGAAAAGGGATAACCGAACGGGTAGCCGACTCTACATAAGTAATATCCGCCCGGTGATTCTGCTTAAAAGGAGTAGGTACAACCACAAAGAAAGCATCAGCCTGTTCGGGCTTCAATACTGCCCGGAGGTTCCCTTTTTGAACAGCTTCCTTGACCATCTGATCCAAATCCGGCTCTACAATATGTATTTTCCCTTGATTGATCGTCTCCACTACCACCGGATTCACATCCACACCGATCACCTCAAAACCATGATTGGCAGCAACCGCTGCCGTAGGAAGGCCAATGTAGCCTAAGCCTAAAAAAAGAACCTTTTTCATATCTACATCACTTTTATTTAAGTGCCGCAAAAATACAAATAATACGTGACTTTGCACGGATAATTACAGAAAACTACTACTTTTGTGGAAACATTTCACAAAAATGAGAGTACTTATTATTAATACTTCGGAACGTATCGGAGGAGCTGCAATTGCAGCCAGCCGATTAATGGAATCCCTGAAGAATAACGGGGTAAAAGCAAAGATGCTGGTACGCGATAAACAAACCGACCAGATTAGTGTAGTACCACTAGACCGTTCATGGAAAACCGTTGCACGATTTGTATGGGAACGAGTTGTAATCTGGAAAGCAAACAGCTTTAAAAAAAATAATCTTTTTGCTGTTTCCATTGCAAATACAGGAGCAAACATTACCTCTTTGCCGGAGTTTAAGCAAGCAGATGTTATTCACTTGCACTGGATTAATCAGGGAATGCTCTCTTTAAATGATATTAAGCATATCGTCAATTCCGGAAAACCTATTGTATGGACCATGCACGATATGTGGCCTTGCACCGGAATCTGTCACCATGCACGTGAATGTACAAACTATCAGGATGAATGTCATAACTGTCCTTTCATTTATAAGAATGGAAGTAAAAAAGATCTATCATACAGAACTTTCAAAAAGAAACTGGAACTTTATAAAAACGCAAATATAACGTTTGTAGCCTGCAGTGCATGGCTTCGCTCTTTGGCCGAGAAAAGCAGATTGCTTACCGGACACCGCACAACCAATATACCTAATCCAATCAATACGAACTTATTCAGACCTGCTGACAAGAAAGAAGCTCGCTATAAATGCAACCTTCCTCAGGATAAGAAACTATTGTTGTTTGGTTCCGTGAAGATTACCGATAAGCGGAAAGGTATTGATTATCTGGTAGAATCCTGCCATCTACTGGCGGATAAATATCCCGAGATGAAAGACAAGATAGGCGTTGTAGTTTTCGGAAAACAATCATCTCAGCTTAAGGAACTAATCCCTTTCCCGGTTTATGCCCTCGATTTCGTGAGCGACGAGAAAGCAATTGTAGATATATATAATTCCGTAGATTTATTTGTTACTCCATCGTTGGAAGAGAATCTTCCGAACACCATTATGGAAGCGATGGCATGCGGTGTTCCTTGTGTTGGTTTCAACATTGGCGGTATTCCCGAAATGATAGATCATCTGCACAATGGTTACGTTGCCGAATATAAATCGGCACAGGATTTTGCCAATGGAATACACTGGGCATTGAATGAATCTGAATACCCTACCCTGTCAGAACAGGCTACACGAAAAGTAGTATCTTCATATTCAGAAGGGATTATTGCAAAGAAATACATCGATATCTATAACAAAATAACCGGAAAAGATGCATAGCAAACTTAATCCGCGCTTCTCAATCATTACAGTTACTTACAATGCGGAAAAAGTAATTGAAGAGACCATTCAGAGCGTTATAACGCAAACGTATAAAAATTACGAATACATTATTATTGACGGGGCCTCGAAAGATAATACACTTTCAGTTATAGATAAATACAAAGATATGATAAGCAGAGTGGTGAGTGAACCAGACAAAGGACTCTACGATGCCATGAATAAGGGAATTGCTACTGCTACAGGCGATTATCTTTGTTTTCTGAATGCCGGAGACAGCTTTCA is part of the uncultured Bacteroides sp. genome and encodes:
- a CDS encoding glycosyltransferase family 4 protein, which produces MRVLIINTSERIGGAAIAASRLMESLKNNGVKAKMLVRDKQTDQISVVPLDRSWKTVARFVWERVVIWKANSFKKNNLFAVSIANTGANITSLPEFKQADVIHLHWINQGMLSLNDIKHIVNSGKPIVWTMHDMWPCTGICHHARECTNYQDECHNCPFIYKNGSKKDLSYRTFKKKLELYKNANITFVACSAWLRSLAEKSRLLTGHRTTNIPNPINTNLFRPADKKEARYKCNLPQDKKLLLFGSVKITDKRKGIDYLVESCHLLADKYPEMKDKIGVVVFGKQSSQLKELIPFPVYALDFVSDEKAIVDIYNSVDLFVTPSLEENLPNTIMEAMACGVPCVGFNIGGIPEMIDHLHNGYVAEYKSAQDFANGIHWALNESEYPTLSEQATRKVVSSYSEGIIAKKYIDIYNKITGKDA